In one window of Megalopta genalis isolate 19385.01 chromosome 4, iyMegGena1_principal, whole genome shotgun sequence DNA:
- the LOC117219025 gene encoding protein mab-21, which translates to MLLPADMLAAQSEMVYQINKYFGEQVMTRKSQVMNTIHEVCRVVQDVLKEVEVQEPRFISSLTDYNGRFDGLDVISPTEFEIVIYLNQMGVLNFVDDGTLPGCAVLKLSDGRKRSMSLWVEFITASGYLSAKKIRSRFQTLVAQACDKCAYRDSVKMIADTTEVKLRIRERYVVQITPAFKCAGLWPRSASHWPIAHIPWPHPNIVAEVKTEGFDMLSKECIGLQGKQSAMEGDAWALSFIDAENRLLQGGSRRRCLSILKTLRDQYLDLPGNPVTSYHMKTLLLYECEKHPHEAEWDETCIAARINGILLQLIFYLLCRRCPHYFLPNLDLFKGKSPSGLENAAKQVWRLIRGLVTSCPLEKL; encoded by the coding sequence ATGCTGTTGCCGGCTGACATGCTGGCGGCCCAGTCCGAGATGGTCTATCAGATCAACAAGTACTTCGGGGAGCAGGTGATGACCAGGAAGAGCCAGGTGATGAACACCATCCACGAGGTGTGCCGCGTGGTGCAGGACGTGCTGAAGGAGGTCGAGGTGCAGGAGCCGAGGTTCATCTCGTCCCTGACCGACTACAACGGCCGTTTCGACGGGCTGGACGTGATATCGCCGACGGAGTTCGAGATCGTGATCTACTTGAACCAGATGGGAGTCCTGAACTTCGTGGACGACGGCACGTTGCCGGGCTGCGCGGTGTTGAAACTGAGCGACGGACGAAAGCGATCCATGTCCCTGTGGGTGGAGTTCATCACCGCGTCCGGCTACCTGTCCGCCAAGAAGATCCGCTCGCGATTTCAGACCCTGGTGGCGCAGGCATGCGACAAATGCGCTTACAGGGACTCCGTGAAGATGATCGCGGACACCACCGAGGTGAAATTGCGAATCCGCGAGAGGTACGTGGTGCAGATCACGCCGGCCTTCAAGTGTGCCGGCCTGTGGCCCCGATCGGCCTCCCACTGGCCCATCGCGCACATACCCTGGCCCCATCCTAACATCGTCGCCGAGGTGAAAACCGAGGGCTTCGACATGCTCTCGAAAGAGTGTATCGGCCTTCAGGGCAAGCAGTCCGCCATGGAGGGCGACGCTTGGGCGCTTTCTTTCATAGACGCCGAGAACCGACTGCTCCAAGGTGGCAGCCGAAGGCGATGCCTCAGCATCCTGAAGACCCTGAGGGATCAATACCTCGATCTACCCGGCAATCCGGTGACCAGCTACCATATGAAGACCTTGCTTCTCTACGAGTGCGAGAAGCACCCGCACGAGGCCGAATGGGACGAGACCTGCATCGCGGCGAGGATCAACGGGATCCTGCTGCAGCTGATCTTCTATCTGCTGTGCCGGAGGTGTCCCCACTACTTCCTGCCGAATCTCGATCTGTTTAAGGGAAAGTCGCCGAGCGGGCTGGAGAACGCGGCGAAGCAAGTCTGGAGACTGATCAGGGGGCTGGTGACCAGCTGTCCCCTAGAGAAACTATAG